One window of Klebsiella quasivariicola genomic DNA carries:
- the thiD gene encoding bifunctional hydroxymethylpyrimidine kinase/phosphomethylpyrimidine kinase, whose amino-acid sequence MKRINALTIAGTDPSGGAGIQADLKTFSALGAYGCSVITALVAQNTRGVQSVYRIEPDFVAAQLDSVFSDVRIDTTKIGMLAETDIVEAVAERLARYRVANVVLDTVMLAKSGDPLLSASAVETLRQRLLPQVSLITPNLPEAAALLDAPHARNEREMLEQGRALLALGCGAVLMKGGHLDDAESPDWLFTREGEQRFTTPRVQTKNTHGTGCTLSAALAALRPRHADWAATVAEAKAWLSAALAQADSLEVGHGIGPVHHFHAWW is encoded by the coding sequence ATGAAACGTATCAACGCCCTGACTATTGCCGGCACCGATCCCAGCGGCGGGGCCGGTATCCAGGCCGATCTGAAAACCTTCTCCGCGCTGGGCGCCTACGGCTGCTCGGTGATCACCGCCCTGGTGGCGCAGAATACCCGCGGCGTGCAGTCGGTCTATCGCATCGAACCAGATTTTGTGGCGGCGCAGCTCGATTCGGTGTTCAGCGATGTGCGTATCGATACCACCAAAATCGGCATGCTGGCGGAGACCGATATTGTGGAAGCTGTGGCCGAGCGGCTGGCGCGCTACCGGGTGGCCAACGTGGTGCTGGATACGGTGATGCTGGCGAAAAGCGGCGATCCGCTGCTGTCGGCCTCGGCGGTGGAGACCCTGCGTCAACGATTGCTGCCGCAGGTGTCACTGATCACGCCGAATCTGCCGGAAGCGGCCGCGCTACTCGATGCCCCCCATGCGCGCAACGAGCGCGAGATGCTGGAGCAGGGGCGGGCGCTGCTGGCGCTGGGCTGTGGCGCAGTATTGATGAAGGGCGGCCATCTCGACGATGCCGAAAGCCCGGACTGGCTCTTCACCCGTGAAGGGGAACAGCGGTTTACCACGCCGCGGGTACAGACTAAAAATACCCACGGCACCGGCTGCACGCTCTCTGCGGCGCTGGCGGCGCTTCGCCCGCGTCATGCGGACTGGGCGGCCACCGTCGCCGAGGCGAAGGCCTGGCTGTCGGCGGCCCTGGCGCAGGCCGACTCTCTGGAGGTGGGCCACGGCATTGGGCCAGTGCACCATTTCCACGCCTGGTGGTAA
- the fbaB gene encoding class I fructose-bisphosphate aldolase: MTDIAQLLGKDADSLLQHRCITIPADQLYLPGADYVDRVMVDNNRPPAVLRNMQTLYNTGRLGGTGYLSILPVDQGVEHSAGASFAANPLYFDPKNIVELAIEAGCNCVASTYGVLASVSRRYAHRIPFLVKLNHNETLSYPTEYDQTLYASVEQAFNMGAVAVGATIYFGSEQSRRQIEEISAAFERAHELGLVTVLWAYLRNSAFKKDGVDYHVSADLTGQANHLAATIGADIVKQKMAENNGGYKAVNFGYTDDRVYSKLTSDNPIDLVRYQLANCYMGRAGLINSGGAAGGETDLTDAVRTAVINKRAGGMGLILGRKAFKKSMADGVKLINAVQDVYLDGKVTIA; this comes from the coding sequence ATGACTGATATTGCGCAGTTGCTTGGCAAAGATGCCGACAGCCTTTTACAGCACCGTTGTATAACCATTCCTGCCGACCAGCTGTATCTGCCGGGCGCAGATTATGTTGATCGGGTGATGGTGGATAACAACCGACCACCGGCGGTGCTGCGGAATATGCAGACTCTATACAATACTGGACGCCTGGGGGGGACCGGCTACCTTTCCATTCTGCCGGTCGACCAGGGCGTAGAGCACTCGGCGGGCGCCTCCTTCGCCGCCAACCCGCTGTACTTTGATCCGAAAAATATCGTCGAGCTGGCCATTGAGGCCGGCTGTAACTGCGTGGCGTCGACCTACGGCGTTCTTGCCTCCGTGTCGCGCCGATATGCGCACCGCATCCCTTTTCTGGTGAAGCTCAACCATAACGAAACGCTGAGCTACCCTACCGAATACGACCAGACCCTCTACGCCAGCGTTGAGCAGGCGTTCAATATGGGCGCCGTGGCCGTGGGCGCGACGATCTATTTTGGCTCGGAGCAATCGCGTCGCCAGATAGAAGAGATCTCCGCCGCCTTTGAGCGGGCGCATGAGCTGGGCCTGGTCACCGTGCTGTGGGCCTATCTGCGTAATTCGGCGTTCAAGAAAGACGGCGTCGACTACCATGTTTCCGCCGACCTGACCGGGCAGGCCAACCATCTGGCGGCCACCATCGGCGCCGATATCGTTAAGCAAAAGATGGCGGAGAATAACGGCGGCTATAAAGCGGTTAACTTCGGCTATACCGACGATCGGGTGTACAGCAAACTGACCAGCGATAACCCTATCGATCTGGTGCGCTACCAGCTGGCGAACTGCTATATGGGCCGCGCCGGGCTGATTAACTCTGGCGGCGCGGCGGGCGGGGAGACCGACCTTACCGACGCGGTGCGCACGGCGGTGATCAATAAACGCGCCGGCGGCATGGGGCTGATCCTTGGCCGTAAAGCGTTTAAGAAATCGATGGCCGACGGCGTGAAGCTGATCAATGCCGTGCAGGACGTCTACCTTGACGGGAAAGTGACTATCGCCTGA
- a CDS encoding sugar-binding transcriptional regulator: protein MSKEDDIRMDQKVRAAWMYYIAGQNQSEIASQLGTSRPVVQRLIAAAKEEGIVSINLHHPVANCLDYAQLLQEKYQLIECNVVPAFSEESTLDSVSFGCYQLMARYLQDDKEKIIGLGSGLTLKKALQRIDFDSLNTRCVALISAMNADGQCNYYDDVPLLLTRKIKAKYYQWPAPRYAQSAEEYEMWCSNRLFRSVSGVAREADVIFVGIGPLGTQSPIFKDGFINQAQMDELTARGGIGEILGRFIDAEGNVVDSEINRMITSYDIRQNHCPRIAAACGEYKRPAILAALKGGWINGLVTDEHTARWLLTR, encoded by the coding sequence ATGAGTAAAGAAGACGATATCCGGATGGATCAGAAGGTGCGTGCCGCGTGGATGTACTACATCGCCGGTCAGAATCAGAGCGAGATCGCCAGCCAGCTGGGCACCTCCAGACCGGTGGTGCAACGGCTGATCGCCGCCGCGAAAGAAGAAGGGATTGTGTCGATTAATCTGCACCATCCGGTGGCAAACTGCCTCGATTATGCGCAGTTGTTGCAGGAAAAGTATCAACTGATCGAGTGCAATGTGGTCCCCGCCTTCAGCGAAGAGAGCACCCTCGATAGCGTGTCGTTTGGCTGCTATCAGCTGATGGCTCGCTATTTACAGGATGATAAAGAGAAAATTATCGGTCTGGGCTCGGGCCTGACCCTGAAAAAAGCGCTGCAGCGCATCGATTTTGACAGCCTGAATACCCGCTGCGTGGCGCTGATCAGCGCCATGAATGCCGACGGGCAGTGCAATTATTACGATGACGTGCCCCTGCTGCTAACCCGCAAAATAAAGGCCAAGTACTATCAGTGGCCGGCGCCGCGCTACGCCCAGAGCGCGGAGGAGTATGAGATGTGGTGCAGCAACCGCTTATTCCGCAGCGTCTCCGGCGTCGCCCGCGAGGCAGACGTAATTTTTGTCGGCATTGGTCCCCTGGGCACGCAAAGTCCAATTTTTAAGGACGGGTTTATTAATCAGGCGCAAATGGATGAGCTGACCGCGCGCGGCGGCATCGGGGAGATCCTCGGACGGTTTATTGATGCGGAAGGCAACGTGGTAGACAGCGAGATCAACCGCATGATCACCAGCTATGATATCCGTCAGAACCACTGCCCGCGTATTGCCGCGGCGTGTGGAGAATACAAACGGCCGGCGATCCTGGCGGCCCTTAAAGGCGGCTGGATCAATGGTCTGGTGACCGATGAACATACCGCCCGCTGGCTGTTGACCCGCTAA
- the dalD gene encoding D-arabinitol 4-dehydrogenase, protein MNNQFTWLHIGLGSFHRAHQAWYLHRLIASGDKRWHIAAGNIRNDAEQVVQALAAQGGRYVLETVSPEGERDYEEITSIQKLLPWQAGLQPLINEGANPQTKVIAFTVTEGGYYLNTRHQLETSNPDLQADLQGECKTIYGTLARILEKRMADNAGPLTLLNCDNVRHNGERFHDGMVEFLQLTGKQAVIDWMAANTTCPNTMVDRITPRPAADLPARIKAQTGIDDKAPVMGETFIQWVVENHFRDARPNLEAVGVEMVESVIPYEEAKIRILNASHSCIAWAGTLIGQQYIHESTLTDAIYAIADRYVTEDVIPCLGDNGIDLPTYRDVVLKRFTNPYIQDTNQRVAADGFSKIPAMIAPTLQECYQRGVRPEATAMLPALFFVFMEQWHKGTLPYEYQDGILDAQAVHEMYEAQDPVAVYARDKALFGDLANNADFLALMREKVAAVYTLIK, encoded by the coding sequence ATGAACAATCAATTCACTTGGCTTCACATCGGTCTGGGTTCTTTTCACCGCGCGCATCAGGCGTGGTATCTGCATCGTCTGATTGCGTCCGGGGATAAGCGCTGGCACATCGCGGCGGGAAATATTCGTAACGACGCCGAGCAGGTGGTCCAGGCGCTGGCGGCGCAGGGAGGACGTTACGTCCTGGAAACCGTCAGCCCGGAAGGGGAGCGCGACTATGAAGAGATCACCTCAATCCAGAAACTGCTGCCGTGGCAGGCCGGGCTGCAGCCGCTGATTAACGAGGGGGCAAACCCGCAGACCAAAGTTATCGCCTTTACCGTGACGGAAGGGGGGTACTACCTGAACACCCGCCATCAGCTGGAAACCAGTAACCCCGATCTGCAGGCCGACCTGCAAGGCGAGTGCAAAACCATTTACGGTACCCTCGCGCGGATCCTGGAAAAACGCATGGCGGACAACGCCGGGCCGCTGACCCTGCTCAACTGCGATAACGTGCGCCATAACGGCGAGCGTTTTCACGACGGGATGGTGGAGTTCCTGCAGCTCACCGGCAAACAGGCGGTCATTGACTGGATGGCGGCCAATACCACCTGTCCGAACACCATGGTGGACCGCATCACCCCGCGTCCGGCGGCCGATCTGCCGGCCCGTATCAAAGCGCAAACCGGGATTGATGACAAAGCGCCGGTGATGGGGGAGACCTTTATCCAGTGGGTGGTGGAGAACCACTTCCGTGATGCCCGCCCGAACCTGGAAGCGGTCGGCGTGGAGATGGTCGAGTCGGTCATCCCGTATGAAGAGGCGAAAATCCGCATTCTGAACGCGTCGCACAGCTGCATTGCCTGGGCGGGAACCTTAATTGGCCAGCAGTATATTCATGAAAGCACGCTGACCGATGCTATCTACGCCATTGCCGACCGCTACGTCACGGAGGATGTCATCCCGTGCCTCGGCGATAACGGCATTGATTTGCCGACCTACCGGGATGTGGTGCTTAAGCGCTTTACCAACCCGTATATCCAGGACACCAACCAGCGCGTCGCCGCCGATGGCTTCTCGAAAATTCCGGCGATGATCGCCCCCACGCTGCAGGAGTGCTATCAGCGCGGCGTTCGCCCTGAGGCGACCGCCATGCTGCCGGCGCTGTTCTTCGTCTTTATGGAGCAGTGGCATAAGGGAACGCTGCCGTATGAGTACCAGGACGGCATCCTGGATGCGCAGGCGGTGCATGAAATGTATGAGGCTCAGGATCCGGTGGCTGTCTACGCTCGCGATAAAGCCCTGTTTGGTGACCTGGCCAACAACGCGGATTTCCTGGCGCTGATGCGCGAGAAAGTCGCCGCCGTTTACACGCTGATTAAATAA
- the xylB gene encoding xylulokinase, which produces MYLGIDLGTSEVKALVIDENYEVIASHSAPLSIQRPHPHWSEQAPELWWEATEYLMTTLREKCAQHWPAIKAIGLSGQMHGAVLLDEKGETIRPAILWNDTRCAAECAELEAMAPELHQVAGNLAMPGFTAPKLLWVRRHEPQNFQRTATVLLPKDYLRYRMTGKKVSDMSDAAGTLWLDVAKRDWSDALLDKCGLSRSQMPTLVEGCEVSATLDPQVAARWGLNASVVVAGGGGDNAVSAIGVGAVSPGDAFISLGTSGVLFVVTDAYRPAPQSAVHAFCHVLPNLWHQMSVMLSAASCLQWFCRLTGTTEVALLAEIAELSEEEKAHAPFFLPYLSGERTPHNDPDARGMFWGLTHASLRAQLGYAVLEGVSFGINDGLQVLKESGTSIAQCSLVGGGARSPFWAQLLADILAMPVVTHKGGETGGALGAARLACLAAGKPIAAVCEKPEVWQTWRADPLRHHSLMQRYAQFKALYFNDLSYRQH; this is translated from the coding sequence ATGTATCTGGGTATCGATCTCGGCACATCGGAAGTCAAAGCGCTGGTCATTGATGAGAACTATGAGGTTATCGCCAGCCATAGCGCGCCGCTGAGTATTCAGCGGCCCCATCCGCACTGGTCAGAACAAGCGCCGGAGTTATGGTGGGAGGCGACGGAGTATCTGATGACCACGCTGCGGGAAAAATGCGCGCAGCACTGGCCGGCCATCAAGGCGATTGGCCTCTCCGGGCAGATGCACGGCGCGGTGTTGCTGGATGAAAAGGGGGAGACGATCCGTCCGGCCATTCTGTGGAACGACACCCGCTGCGCTGCAGAGTGCGCCGAGCTGGAGGCGATGGCGCCGGAGCTGCATCAGGTGGCGGGAAACCTGGCGATGCCGGGCTTTACCGCGCCGAAGCTGCTGTGGGTGCGCCGTCACGAGCCGCAAAACTTTCAGCGCACCGCCACGGTGCTGCTGCCGAAGGATTATCTGCGTTACCGGATGACCGGGAAGAAAGTCTCCGATATGTCGGACGCCGCCGGGACGCTGTGGCTGGACGTGGCGAAGCGCGACTGGTCCGACGCTCTGCTGGATAAGTGCGGCCTGTCACGCAGCCAAATGCCGACGCTGGTCGAAGGCTGCGAGGTTTCTGCCACCCTTGACCCGCAGGTGGCGGCGCGCTGGGGGCTGAACGCCTCGGTGGTGGTGGCCGGGGGCGGCGGTGATAACGCGGTCAGCGCCATTGGCGTCGGCGCGGTCTCGCCGGGGGATGCGTTTATTTCGCTAGGTACCTCCGGGGTGCTGTTTGTGGTGACCGACGCCTATCGTCCGGCCCCGCAGTCGGCGGTACATGCGTTTTGTCACGTGCTGCCAAACCTGTGGCACCAGATGAGCGTCATGCTGAGCGCCGCCAGCTGTTTGCAGTGGTTCTGCCGCCTGACCGGTACCACGGAAGTGGCGCTGCTGGCGGAAATTGCCGAACTCAGCGAGGAGGAGAAAGCCCACGCTCCGTTCTTTTTGCCCTATCTCTCCGGTGAACGTACTCCGCATAACGATCCTGATGCGCGCGGCATGTTCTGGGGCCTGACCCACGCCAGCCTGCGCGCGCAGCTTGGCTACGCGGTGCTGGAAGGGGTGAGCTTCGGTATCAACGACGGCCTGCAGGTGTTGAAAGAGAGCGGTACGTCGATCGCGCAATGCTCGCTGGTGGGCGGCGGCGCCCGCAGTCCGTTCTGGGCCCAGCTGCTGGCCGATATTCTCGCTATGCCGGTGGTGACCCATAAAGGGGGAGAGACGGGCGGCGCCCTGGGTGCGGCGCGGCTGGCCTGTCTGGCAGCGGGCAAACCGATTGCCGCGGTGTGTGAGAAACCGGAAGTCTGGCAGACCTGGCGTGCGGATCCGCTTCGCCACCACTCTCTGATGCAACGCTACGCGCAGTTTAAGGCGCTGTATTTTAACGATCTGAGTTATCGGCAGCACTGA
- the dalT gene encoding D-arabinitol transporter: MSINNKQWLGLPLNLLWGYIAIAVFMTGDGFELAFLSHYIKALGFSPAEASFAFTLYGLAAALSAWISGVVAEIITPLKTMMIGFVLWCVFHVLFLVFGLGHANYALILIFYGIRGFAYPLFLYSFIVAIVHNVKSDNASSAIGWFWAVYSIGIGVFGSYIPSFTIPHIGELGTLWLALAFCVTGGVIALASLRHIQTPQHMQNLTTRQKFSELGRAATLLYTNRNILLSSMVRITNTLSLFGFAVIMPMMFVDELGFTTSEWLQVWAVFFFTTIFSNVLWGILGEKLGWMKVVRWFGCIGMALSSLAFYYIPQHFGHSFAMALIPAIALGIFVAAFVPLAAVFPALEPKHKGAAISVYNLSAGMSNFLAPAIAVVLLPFFSTIGVVIAYTALYVVAFFLCAFIRVEQPGFSHKETTASEQVEFS, encoded by the coding sequence ATGTCTATCAATAATAAACAGTGGCTCGGTTTACCCCTGAACCTACTCTGGGGATACATTGCCATTGCCGTATTTATGACCGGCGACGGTTTTGAATTAGCCTTTCTGTCGCACTATATCAAAGCGCTTGGCTTCTCCCCGGCGGAGGCCTCCTTTGCCTTTACCCTCTACGGCCTGGCCGCCGCGCTGTCGGCGTGGATTTCCGGCGTGGTGGCGGAAATTATCACTCCGCTGAAAACTATGATGATTGGCTTCGTGCTGTGGTGCGTGTTCCACGTGCTGTTCCTCGTTTTCGGCCTCGGTCACGCCAACTATGCGCTGATCCTGATTTTCTACGGAATCCGCGGCTTCGCCTATCCGCTGTTCCTCTACTCATTTATCGTGGCGATTGTCCATAACGTCAAAAGCGACAATGCCAGCTCGGCCATCGGTTGGTTCTGGGCGGTGTATTCCATCGGCATCGGCGTGTTCGGCAGCTATATTCCGAGCTTCACCATTCCGCACATTGGCGAACTGGGGACGTTGTGGCTGGCGCTGGCCTTCTGCGTCACCGGCGGCGTGATTGCCCTGGCTTCCCTGCGCCATATTCAAACGCCGCAGCATATGCAGAATCTCACCACTCGCCAGAAGTTTTCCGAGCTGGGACGCGCCGCGACGCTGCTCTATACCAACCGCAATATTCTGCTGTCGAGCATGGTAAGGATTACCAATACCCTCTCGCTGTTCGGCTTTGCGGTCATTATGCCGATGATGTTTGTCGATGAGCTGGGCTTCACCACCTCGGAATGGCTCCAGGTATGGGCAGTCTTCTTCTTCACCACCATTTTCTCTAACGTGCTGTGGGGGATCCTGGGGGAAAAACTGGGCTGGATGAAGGTGGTGCGCTGGTTCGGCTGCATCGGTATGGCGCTCTCCAGCCTGGCGTTTTACTACATTCCTCAGCACTTTGGCCATAGCTTTGCGATGGCGCTGATCCCCGCCATCGCCCTCGGGATCTTTGTCGCCGCCTTCGTGCCGCTGGCCGCCGTGTTCCCGGCGCTGGAGCCGAAGCATAAAGGCGCGGCCATTTCGGTTTATAACCTGTCGGCGGGGATGTCGAACTTTCTCGCGCCGGCGATTGCCGTGGTGCTGCTGCCGTTCTTCAGCACCATCGGGGTGGTGATCGCCTATACCGCATTGTACGTGGTGGCCTTTTTCCTCTGCGCTTTTATCCGCGTGGAGCAGCCGGGGTTCTCCCATAAGGAAACGACCGCCTCCGAGCAGGTTGAATTCTCTTAG
- a CDS encoding HAD family hydrolase, translating to MDMQAVIFDMDGVIIDSEALWRQAQIDALAQWGATASVDECETLTKGKRLDEIAGTWCRYFQLNLALSLLEDAIMQRITGLIAAKGEPMRGVLEALRYFREAGYQIALATSSSRQVIAAVLNKLSLWHFFDVVSSADDEPRGKPHPAVYLTTLRKLNLAASQCLVIEDSFTGFCAAQAAGIPTAVVAEDSQQERYQAAVGRYQTLPELLEALTAEPAVAV from the coding sequence ATGGATATGCAGGCGGTTATTTTTGACATGGACGGCGTGATTATTGATTCCGAGGCGCTGTGGCGACAGGCGCAGATTGACGCCCTCGCGCAATGGGGAGCAACGGCGAGCGTGGATGAATGTGAAACCCTGACCAAAGGCAAACGTCTTGATGAAATCGCCGGCACCTGGTGCCGCTATTTCCAGCTCAACCTTGCCCTGTCGTTGCTGGAAGACGCCATAATGCAGCGCATCACCGGCCTGATTGCCGCGAAAGGCGAACCGATGCGCGGGGTGCTTGAGGCGTTACGCTATTTTCGCGAGGCGGGCTATCAGATTGCGCTCGCCACCTCATCATCCCGCCAGGTTATTGCCGCGGTGCTGAACAAGCTCTCGCTCTGGCATTTTTTCGACGTGGTCTCCAGCGCGGATGATGAACCACGCGGCAAGCCGCACCCGGCGGTGTATTTGACGACGTTGCGTAAGCTCAACCTTGCGGCCAGCCAGTGTCTGGTGATTGAGGATAGCTTTACCGGCTTTTGCGCGGCCCAGGCCGCCGGTATTCCCACGGCGGTGGTTGCCGAAGACAGCCAGCAGGAGCGCTATCAGGCCGCCGTGGGTCGGTATCAAACCTTACCTGAACTGCTGGAAGCGCTTACCGCGGAGCCAGCGGTGGCGGTATAA
- the yegS gene encoding lipid kinase YegS, whose translation MMSTFPASLLILNGKGANEPQLREAVNLLRDEGIDIHVRVTWEKGDAVRYIDEARQLNVETVIAGGGDGTINEVATALVERGSNMALGILPLGTANDFATSVGIPQDLASALKLAIVGRDVPIDIARVNDKTGFINMATGGFGTRITTETPEKLKAALGGVSYLIHGLMRMDTLKPDRCEIRGENFHWQGDALVIGIGNGRQAGGGQQLCPEALINDGLLHLRIFTGEELIPALFSTLANPENSPNIVDGVSSWFEITAPHEMTFNLDGEPLSGKTFRMELLPAALRCRLPPDCPLLR comes from the coding sequence ATGATGTCTACGTTTCCAGCCAGCTTACTGATCCTTAACGGCAAAGGTGCCAATGAACCGCAGCTACGCGAGGCGGTTAACCTGTTACGCGACGAAGGGATCGATATTCACGTCCGCGTTACCTGGGAAAAGGGCGATGCCGTGCGCTATATCGATGAAGCCCGGCAGCTGAATGTTGAAACGGTGATCGCCGGCGGCGGCGACGGTACCATTAATGAAGTGGCGACCGCGCTGGTGGAGCGCGGCAGCAACATGGCGCTGGGGATTTTACCGCTGGGCACGGCTAACGACTTCGCCACCAGCGTCGGTATTCCACAGGATCTGGCCAGCGCCCTGAAGCTGGCGATCGTCGGCCGCGATGTACCGATAGATATCGCCCGGGTTAATGATAAAACCGGCTTTATTAATATGGCGACCGGCGGGTTCGGCACCCGGATCACCACCGAAACGCCGGAAAAACTCAAAGCCGCGCTCGGCGGTGTCTCGTATTTAATCCACGGCCTGATGCGTATGGATACCCTGAAGCCGGACCGCTGTGAGATCCGCGGGGAGAACTTTCACTGGCAGGGCGATGCGCTGGTCATCGGCATCGGCAACGGCCGCCAGGCGGGCGGCGGCCAGCAGCTGTGTCCGGAGGCGTTAATTAACGATGGTCTGCTGCATCTACGTATTTTCACCGGCGAAGAGCTGATCCCTGCCCTGTTCAGCACGCTGGCGAATCCGGAAAACTCGCCGAATATTGTTGACGGTGTCTCCTCGTGGTTTGAGATCACCGCCCCCCATGAGATGACGTTTAACCTTGACGGCGAGCCGCTCAGCGGCAAAACCTTCCGTATGGAGCTGTTACCGGCGGCCCTGCGCTGCCGACTGCCGCCCGACTGCCCGCTGCTACGCTGA
- the yegQ gene encoding tRNA 5-hydroxyuridine modification protein YegQ, with the protein MFKPELLSPAGTLKNMRYAFAYGADAVYAGQPRYSLRVRNNEFNHENLQLGINEAHALGKKFYVVVNIAPHNAKLKTFIRDLKPVVEMGPDALIMSDPGLIMLVRENFPDMPIHLSVQANAVNWATVKFWQQMGLTRVILSRELSLDEIEEIRRQVPEMEIEIFVHGALCMAYSGRCLLSGYINKRDPNQGTCTNACRWEYNVAEGKEDDVGNIVHKYEPIPVQTVEPTLGIGAPTDKVFMIEEAKRPGEYMTAFEDEHGTYIMNSKDLRAIAHVERLTQMGVHSLKIEGRTKSFYYCARTAQVYRKAIDDAAAGKPFDTSLLETLEGLAHRGYTEGFLRRHTHDDYQNYEYGYSVSERQQFVGEFTGERNGPLAAVAVKNKFSVGDSLELMTPQGNVNFTLEHMENGKGEAMPVAPGDGYTVWLPVPDDLPLQYALLMRNFTGQTTRNPHGN; encoded by the coding sequence ATGTTTAAACCTGAACTCCTCTCCCCGGCGGGAACGCTGAAAAATATGCGTTACGCTTTCGCCTATGGCGCCGATGCCGTTTATGCCGGCCAGCCGCGCTACTCGCTGCGCGTGCGTAACAACGAATTCAATCACGAAAATCTGCAGCTCGGCATCAATGAAGCCCACGCGCTGGGTAAAAAATTCTATGTGGTGGTCAACATCGCCCCGCATAACGCCAAGCTGAAAACGTTTATTCGCGATCTGAAGCCGGTGGTGGAGATGGGTCCGGACGCGCTGATCATGTCCGATCCGGGTTTAATCATGCTGGTGCGGGAAAACTTTCCTGATATGCCGATCCATCTTTCGGTGCAGGCCAACGCCGTCAACTGGGCGACGGTTAAATTCTGGCAGCAGATGGGCCTGACCCGTGTGATCCTCTCCCGTGAACTGTCGCTGGATGAAATCGAAGAGATTCGCCGCCAGGTGCCGGAGATGGAGATTGAGATTTTCGTCCACGGCGCGCTGTGCATGGCCTATTCCGGCCGCTGCCTGCTCTCCGGGTATATCAACAAGCGCGATCCGAACCAGGGGACCTGCACCAACGCCTGCCGCTGGGAATACAACGTGGCGGAAGGTAAAGAAGACGACGTCGGCAATATCGTCCACAAATATGAGCCGATCCCGGTGCAGACCGTGGAGCCCACCCTCGGCATCGGCGCGCCGACCGATAAAGTGTTTATGATCGAGGAAGCTAAACGTCCAGGCGAGTACATGACCGCCTTTGAGGACGAACACGGCACCTACATCATGAACTCGAAAGATCTGCGGGCTATCGCCCACGTTGAGCGTCTGACCCAGATGGGCGTTCACTCGCTGAAGATCGAAGGCCGCACCAAATCCTTCTACTACTGCGCGCGCACCGCTCAGGTTTACCGCAAAGCGATCGACGATGCCGCCGCCGGCAAACCGTTCGATACCAGCCTGCTGGAGACGCTGGAAGGGCTGGCCCACCGTGGCTATACCGAAGGCTTCCTGCGCCGCCATACTCATGACGATTATCAGAACTACGAGTACGGCTACTCCGTCTCCGAGCGCCAGCAGTTTGTCGGCGAATTCACCGGGGAGCGTAACGGCCCGCTGGCGGCCGTGGCGGTAAAAAATAAGTTCAGCGTCGGCGACAGCCTCGAGCTGATGACCCCGCAGGGTAACGTCAACTTCACCCTCGAGCATATGGAAAATGGCAAAGGTGAAGCCATGCCGGTGGCTCCGGGCGACGGTTATACCGTATGGTTGCCTGTGCCGGACGACCTGCCCCTGCAGTATGCGCTGCTGATGCGCAACTTTACTGGTCAGACAACCAGAAACCCGCACGGTAACTAG
- the baeR gene encoding two-component system response regulator BaeR → MTELSVDENTPRILIVEDEPKLGQLLIDYLQAAGYAPTLINHGDKVLPYVRQTPPHLILLDLMLPGTDGLTLCREIRRFSDVPVVMVTAKIEEIDRLLGLEIGADDYICKPYSPREVVARVKTILRRCKPQRDLLALDAQSPLIVDESRFQASWRDKLLDLTPAEFRLLKTLSQEPGKVFSREQLLNHLYDDYRVVTDRTIDSHIKNLRRKLEALDAEQSFIRAVYGVGYRWEADACRLA, encoded by the coding sequence ATGACTGAATTGTCTGTAGATGAAAACACCCCACGCATTCTTATCGTGGAAGATGAACCCAAGCTCGGCCAGCTGCTGATTGATTATCTGCAGGCGGCGGGCTACGCGCCTACGCTGATCAACCACGGCGACAAGGTCCTGCCCTACGTCCGGCAGACGCCGCCGCACCTGATCCTGCTGGACCTGATGCTGCCCGGCACCGACGGCCTGACCCTGTGCCGGGAAATTCGCCGCTTCTCCGACGTTCCGGTGGTGATGGTGACGGCGAAAATCGAAGAGATCGACCGCCTGCTGGGGCTGGAGATTGGCGCCGACGACTATATCTGCAAGCCCTACAGCCCGCGGGAAGTGGTCGCCCGGGTGAAAACTATCCTGCGTCGCTGCAAGCCGCAGCGCGATCTGCTGGCGCTGGATGCCCAGAGCCCGCTGATTGTCGACGAGAGTCGTTTTCAGGCCTCCTGGCGCGACAAGCTGCTGGACCTCACTCCCGCCGAGTTCCGGCTGCTGAAAACCCTCTCCCAGGAGCCGGGCAAGGTCTTCTCCCGCGAACAGCTTCTCAACCATCTGTATGACGATTATCGGGTAGTGACCGACCGCACCATCGACAGCCACATCAAAAACCTGCGGCGCAAACTGGAGGCGCTGGACGCCGAGCAGTCGTTTATCCGCGCGGTGTATGGCGTTGGCTATCGCTGGGAAGCGGACGCCTGCCGACTGGCGTAG